The following DNA comes from Cellulophaga sp. HaHa_2_95.
ATTTACGTTTGCAGAGTTTCTCCAGAAGAATTTTTCTTCTTTAAGGTTTGCGAATGCATTAACTGTAAAGCCAATATTTCCTGAGCTATTGTCTGGCGTTCCTTGTGCGTACCAGTTGCTAAAGCTAGAAATACTACCACCGATAGTACCAAAGGCACCAATTTTCCAACCTGGCATGGCATCAATTTGAGCTTGAAGGGCATCTACTTTACCTTGAAGGGCAGCAATAGAATCTTTTTTTGGAGCCTGTTCTGCTTTAAGCTCTTCAACAGTTTGCGAAAAACCTGCTGTGATTGCAAAACTTGCAACCAATGTGAATACTAATTTTTTCATAATTTAATGTTTAGTGTTTAAAATTTTGAAGCGCAAATTTACTAATAGAATCGATAAATCAGCGCTCAAACACCTATTTTCTTTTAAATAATGGCACAGAAGAGCATGCCTCACCATACATTATACTCCTTGCAACCGTCTGTATTTTTGCAGTTGCTTGCAAGTATGCATTGGCAGGAACAGGTTTTTTACTACATCCTTTTATAATCACCGGAAGGTCTTTAAAAGGAGTAACATCGATATGCTCTATAATGGTTTGATAGAGTGAAGTTTCTAAATCTTCCAAACTACCTACCACCACTTTTTTAGCAAAGGGCTGAAGTCTCGTGGTAATTAGCATATAAGCCCAGCCAGGAATAATGGCGTCTGTTGAGCAGGTTAGTGCTACGAATACATCTTGATATTGGTTCCAATCATGCTGTTCTATTGCTGCCCTAAAATCTTTCTCACGAAGAATAAAACCTTCGTAAAGCCAATCTTTAATATCTAAAAGTACGCGCTCTCCCTTTGGATAGAAATCTTCTAAATCAAAAGTTACAAGCTTACTCTCAGAAACCTTATTTATTATTTCATCCATAACACTGTATTTTAGACTATCAAAAGTGAAAAAAAAGAATTAAATGCTTCGTATTCTTAAAGCATTCCTAATTCTAATTTAGCTTCTTCACTCATTAATTCTTGCGTCCATGGTGGATCAAAAGTAATTTCTACCTCTGCATCTTTAACAGCATCTAAAGATTTTACCTTCTCTTCTACCTCGGCAGGCAATG
Coding sequences within:
- a CDS encoding DUF2480 family protein, which translates into the protein MDEIINKVSESKLVTFDLEDFYPKGERVLLDIKDWLYEGFILREKDFRAAIEQHDWNQYQDVFVALTCSTDAIIPGWAYMLITTRLQPFAKKVVVGSLEDLETSLYQTIIEHIDVTPFKDLPVIIKGCSKKPVPANAYLQATAKIQTVARSIMYGEACSSVPLFKRK